The Arachis duranensis cultivar V14167 chromosome 9, aradu.V14167.gnm2.J7QH, whole genome shotgun sequence genomic sequence CaacgaagaagaaaagaaaagaaatctaAGTAAAAGGAACTAGGTCTAGTGGAAGATTCCGACTTCcgagtcaaaatttcaaatatagtaattgaaaagAGTGCTCACGTTTTGTGTGTGTCTTTATATATAGGAAatttaagaatataaataaaaaaataaaacaaaaaagtcttatggacaaaaaaaattaactattaaattagctattatatatttatgtatatttattacatattaatttacatatttttctAACTAGATAATCAACTATTAGAATAATCAAACCTATCATAGGAGAATAATTAAATCGGTAATAAACGAATAACTAACCTTGTTTAGTATTATAATAGAAAAACTTATGAGATgtcaattatatatttctatatGCGATGGTTGATTAAATTGTTTATATATACGTATTTGATCTTGTCTCaggtttttgcattttttttatttattttactttttcactCCTATAATTTGAACCCAAAATTATTGATTATGAAACTAAAGAACTTGTGATTTTGACGAACgcatagtattttttatttcccagaatattatttaaaagaaattattttcaaccaCTTTAACTGAAGCCATCAAGTGGAATGAGAATGACCACCCTAAAGCATGGACTATAAAAATCCCACATATTTAGTATTAATTGTTAGAGCTTTATGATTAGTGTGAAGAAATTATTTactcaaaaatttaaactaataaaaagagaaatatatgAATGTTTATACTTCTAATAATTAGTAAATTAGTTAAGAGGAATGCTAAGGGGCCAGTAATTTTAGTGTTTTGTAACCATCAATTGgccattaataatatttttaatggtgtgagattacatctaaTGGTAGGAGATCACTCACTTTTGTTTTGTGGTTAAGTGCTGGccaaaaaacacaaaagttgctggccTCCTAGACTTTTCCATTAGGTAAATGTAAGACTATTGCCATTCACCATTTTGGACCATCACCAATTGCTTCTAAGTTCTAACAGAGAATAATACAAGGTGggaaatagttaaaaatttgaGCTTAGAATTGCCTTGTAGATTTGTAGAAGTACTTGCACTTCAATTTTTAACTGAAGCATATAATTTACTTAAAGTTTTTTAGATGAATGGAAAGTTTATCAGCTGCAAAATCTTTTGTGGAAATGTCATCTGGGTTGACAATAGGTAAGAAGCCCGTTTGAGTACCATCGCTGCCATTTTCAATTTCTCCTTCAAGACTCATTCCTTCAATGCTTCTTCCTCCTATCATTCCCACATCTATatataaaacaagaaaagaagagaaaagaaaaaaggaaaaaagatggAGCTTAAAATAGTGATGTTATAGAATTCAAAGTGAGAAAGTTAACAATACATCaccttttttttccttatatTAGTGCATGTCTATTTCTTCATTAATCTCATAAGCATGGTGAGATCAAGAATTTCTTCCAAGTGTTATCAAGGTTGATTTggtaaaatttcaattttcataagtaatttataaaattttgaatgatAGTTTTGTAAAAAGTATAAGATTTATATTTAGTAAATCAaactgaaaataatttttataaatgcatataattattgtgtttgataaaataatttttaaaatttaaaataaccaTAATAAACAAAACTAGAGGAAGAATTTTGAttgtgaataaaaaatttaacccAATAATTAGTTAAGAataaatctaaatatttattaatatacaagttaattttttttattttgataaacacaaattaattttaaaagataattgttGAAGTACTTTCAAAAGAagttctaatattttaaaactatAAACACAGACACAAGACGaactatttgtattttttaaaaatacaaacacatTTTTAATAAACTTTATCAAATCAGACCTAAGAATATAAATTactaaataattcataattagTGAATGCAGAAGTAAACTATGATGATCTATGATTCCATGCAAGTTAGGTTCAAAATTAGATTTATAGATGCCGCATATCATAACTGTAACATGTTGTAACAGACTCAAATTCAGATTACAAAGACAAAACAGTGAAGAAACAAAAGAGAAGGAACACGATACACATGACAATAGTCACTTAAGACTCATTATAGAAACTAATTATATTCAAAGAAGTAAATCTCCGAGGAATGGATGATGTGGAATGTGTTCTGCACCTGGGTTTGAGAAGAGCCAAAGAGCGAGGGCACAAACAAGGAGGACAAAAGGGATAACATGAACTGCATTCTCTGCGAACTTGACACGTGCCTTCTCCTTCTTTGCCAACTCAGCAATGGGATCATACGTTGGCAAAGTGGTGGTGTCAAAAACAGAGTATGATCTGTGCCCTGGAGACAGAGTTATTGCTGAATGCTTGAAGTAATCATCAGAGAACCTGTTCCAGCTTGCAGACCTGTGCATCTTCACTTatgttcttgttttctttttgttttctttgatgAGAAGGAAAATGGGAGTGGATTTTGACGGTGAtttaagagaaggaaaaaagaagatcatGTGTCTTGTGCATCAAATAAATCACTAAGAAGCTGAGTCAAAGCTAATCCCAAAAATAAAGCCGAATTCATTGTGTTCCTCTTACCAATTCAGACAACTCTACATAGTTTTAGGGGCAATTTAGACCATCAAATAAATTATAGTCCatacaacaaataaaaagaagGTTATTTTCGGATCTCTTTACACAAATGCACATAAACGGCTATAGTATTATGGTTTATACGAAGATATAAATAATGCATAAAACTTTACTTATGAAGAAGgagaataaaatagtaaattgcTCTACAAACagaattttatacaaaaagtaAATAAGAAACTTACAATTAAAACATTATTGATCAAACTCTTTTAAATTCCATGCTATTATTTAAcattcaataataaaatatcattctATTAAATTACTTATACAATTAAGATGATTAGTTTTTTTAGAACATTATCATATTATtgtctaaaaatattatattttataatttcttttaatttcttaattaatatctcATTGTTAGTAAACtcctattttttttgtataatgaATATTATAAGAAAggtaattattttgatgttcttctaaaaataatatacaatagatatgttttttaaaaaatgagtaaatactTATTGTTTCAACCAAATTATACATGACCAAATGCACATTTTTTTAGGGTCAAGCAAGATTTTAGACCCTAAGAAATAGgccgaaatttttttttatttctaactttttttttacatataaaattattcttaaggtttaaaatcaaattttaaaatcgttccttttacttaaatattaaaagtttgGAGCAAATTacccataacaaaaaaattataaaataaaaaaatgtttctgCTCTTGCGAAGGgggaatggaagaagaagaagggggaagtgaagaagaagaagttgtcCACGATCCACCTCTACCTCCGCTTCCGCCGCCACCtccgattttggtccctaaggtaaggacgattttaaaaccaagttaaacCTTAAGGacgattttgtatgcaaaaaaaatttgagacgaaaaaaattttcgacCTATATCATAGgtaccaaaatcatacttaaccttttttttttgttatttgaagagaaaacatatgaaaaaatataatatatataattttatatgtgtgtacatacaaaaaattaactatNNNNNNNNNNNNNNNNNNNNNNNNNNNNNNNNNNNNNNNNNNNNNNNNNNNNNNNNNNNNNNNNNNNNNNNNNNNNNNNNNNNNNNNNNNNNNNNNNNNNNNNNNNNNNNNNNNNNNNNNNNNNNNNNNNNNNNNNNNNNNNNNNNNNNNNNNNNNNNNNNNNNNNNNNNNNNNNNNNNNNNNNNNNNNNNNNNNNNNNNNNNNNNNNNNNNNNNNNNNNNNNNNNNNNNNNNNNNNNNNNNNNNNNNNNNNNNNNNNNNNNNNNNNNNNNNNNNNNNNNNNNNNNNNNNNNNNNNNNNNNNNNNNNNNNNNNNNNNNNNNNNNNNNNNNNNNNNNNNNNNNNNNNNNNNNNNNNNNNNNNNNNNNNNNNNNNNNNNNNNNNNNNNNNNNNNNNNNNNNNNNNNNNNNNNNNNNNNNNNNNNNNNNNNNNNNNNNNNNNNNNNNNNNNNNNNNNNNNNNNNNNNNNNNNNNNNNNNNNNNNNNNNNNNNNNNNNNNNNNNNNNNNNNNNNNNNNNNNNNNNNNNNNNNNNNNNNNNNNNNNNNNNNNNNNNNNNNNNNNNNNNNNNNNNNNNNNNNNNNNNNNNNNNNNNNNNNNNNNNNNNNNNNNNNNNNNNNNNNNNNNNNNNNNNNNNNNNNNNNNNNNNNNNNNNNNNNNNNNNNNNNNNNNNNNNNNNNNNNNNNNNNNNNNNNNNNNNNNNNNNNNNNNNNNNNNNNNNNNNNNNNNNNNNNNNNNNNNNNNNNNNNNNNNNNNNNNNNNNNNNNNNNNNNNNNNNNNNNNNNNNNNNNNNNNNNNNNNNNNNNNNNNNNNNNNNNNNNNNNNNNNNNNNNNNNNNNNNNNNNNNNNNNNNNNNNNNNNNNNNCACACTCTTTGTGGATCACTTACGCAAACTACATCTTCTTCAATTTATCTCCTTCTTTTTCGTTCTCTCAATCGTTTTTACTTTGTTCCCTTTTCATTTTTGCAGTTTTGAACTAATGCTGAGAGGAGagacattatttttttaaaaaatagaggatagaattatgttaaaattatattatcatgatcagatattattataaaaacttGAGGGAAGTAAGATTTGTATGCAAAAATCTATGTGATGTTATTATTCATTTTACAATACcatttgaagaattaaaaagtGTTATTTGTGAAAGAGTAGATCCGCATATACCGAAGACAGCATCGAGTATTTTGTATCGGTATTCAGTATCAGTGTTTAATGGATTCGTTCATTTTCAAACGAAGTATGTCACCGACAATGCGAGCATGAAAGAGATGTTTTCAATCTATTATGAAAGTCGATTACAAGTGTGTGTTATCGAGTTATACATTAAGTTCGAACAATTTAAAATCAATCGAAATATCGAATGGAGAGATTATAATAGTGATAACAAAAAATGATTCAAAATCAACTATGAGGTTGTTGATTCAAATGAAATGATGGTGAAGTTGATGATAACATGAAGACAGATGTGACGGAAGTGACAAATGTATTAATAAACCAGCACCCATTTAAAGAGCCATCTTTCATGCGCACGTTAGATCTAGAAGTTATGTATGTATCAGAATTTCTTGAAAATATTTGAATCTAGATATGTAATTTAGATAAGTATACGGTAATTGTATAACATTAAAATATTTGAGTTTGGCgtaaaataatatgataattattagattGTTTATGCAATTAATAATGACTAATTACATttgtagaataaaataaatttgatattatttattaaaatatatatatatttatattatatatttatttaattaggtctttatacttttttttcttttcaattagatctttacactacttttaattttgtaattacgtctttttcatgttaaaaatgttaaaattaacataatatttttaccaaaatacatGCGgtcaaagatttaattaaatttttaattataaatacctTCACTTTGCAAAAGAAATATTCAGTTAACTCTAATATCTTTTACACTACGAAGAACTTAATTACAAAACTAAAGCAATGTAGGAATctaattgaaaggaaaaaaagtataggaacttaattaaaaatttagtgaaactataaggaccaacagaataattaaacctttatatttttatgcatactacatatttatatatttatacatactatatatttatttatatacttatatttatatatttaaaatctgtatatttaaatttaatatatttatatatacttgTATACATACTTTGTAAGTTTATGTCATGGTGTTGTTGTGGTAGAGCCTTCTATTGCAGTAGATGATGAATTTGTCGTAGAAATGAAATTTAGTTCACAAAAAACTGTGATTGCGGTAGTAAAAAATTACGCTATCTGTGGAGGCATAGACTATAAGGTGTATAAGTTGAAACCCCACACATTTTATGCAAATATACACAGTACGACACAAGTTGTGATTGGCTGATTAGAGTTAGCATGATTCAGAAGAAGTATTATTGGGAGATAAAGAGATATAATGGTAATCACACTTGCACTAGAACTACTATTTCTCAAGACAATTCCAAACTGGATTCTATCACAATTGCAGAAGTAATTAAGCCTTCGGTAAAAGCTGACCCATCCATAAATGTAAAATCTGTCATTCCTGAAGTTTAGTCGAAGTTTAATTACATCATAAGTTATTGCCAAACATGGTTggcaaaataaaaatcaatagaaaaaatattcgGAGGTTGAGAAGCTTCCTATGAAACCTTACCCTTATAGTTTGAAACCATGACCACAGCTGTCCACTTTGAGACCATACCTGAATACCAGGGGGATAACTTAGTTCATGATATCTGGGTATTACATCGGGTCTTCTGGAGTTATTACCCTTACATTAGAGCATTCATGCACTGTAAACCAATTGTTCAGGTAGACGGGACTCacttgtatgaaaaatataagGATTGTCTATTGGTTGTAGTTTCACAGGATAGAAAGAACAATATCGTGTCTATTGCATTTGCCATTGTCGAGGGGGAGACTTTTTATGCAtgacatttttttcttaataacttGCGACAACATGTGGTGACACTGGATGGTGTGGACCTCATCTTTGATCGACACGATTCCATTAGTTCAGTTGTCCCTTATAGCAATGGAGCTTAGTTGCCTTCAAAGGCTTTCCACATATTTTACATCAGGCATATAGAGTCCAACTTCTTGAGAAAATTTAAGGCACTATATCTACAAAAGGTTATCATCAACATAGGTAAATAAAAACACTTAAGTGTTTAATTGTTATAGTTACCATCATCATAATGGTTGTATCCTGCTTTTTTTCTTGTTGCAGGGTATTTTAGGACAGTGCACGAGTACCAGTTTCATCACCAGTGTTTACGCAAGCGGGATGAGGCGTACACAAGGTGGCCAGATAGAATTCTGCGTGAACAGTTTGCTTTGGCATTTGATGGTGAATACCGACGGAGACATATGACTACAAATTTAATTGAGTGCACAAATTTAGTTTTAAAGGGGGTACGTAATCTCTCAGTCACTGCACTTATCAAGGCAATTTTTTACAGTTTTAATGAGTTGTTCACTCGAAAAGGGCTAAAGCTGAGACTC encodes the following:
- the LOC107466486 gene encoding uncharacterized protein LOC107466486, which produces MHRSASWNRFSDDYFKHSAITLSPGHRSYSVFDTTTLPTYDPIAELAKKEKARVKFAENAVHVIPFVLLVCALALWLFSNPDVGMIGGRSIEGMSLEGEIENGSDGTQTGFLPIVNPDDISTKDFAADKLSIHLKNFK